Part of the Primulina huaijiensis isolate GDHJ02 unplaced genomic scaffold, ASM1229523v2 scaffold34611, whole genome shotgun sequence genome is shown below.
tgtgagaccgtctcacggatcttaatctgtgagacggatcaacctactcattttcacaacaaaaaataatactcttagcataaaaagtaatactttttcatatatgacccaaataagatattcgtctcataaatacgacccgtgagaccgtctcacacaagtttttgtctataaTATAGATGAAAaagattagttttttttttggagaaggAAAAGTTTGAAAACTAGGTAATTGTTGATTAATAAAACTGTTCAGATTCTTTGGagataaataatatgataagATCTTATGTAATCTTGATCATGGTGAAACTCATTGTATCTATACTATGTATCTTTTTTGTTCCAAAGCATACGAAGAAATCCATGGAAAACGCTACTGCACGTGCCTTTAATCGACCACCTTCCACCGCAGCTCACCATGTAGAACTGCAACACCACCAGGAGGATGATGGTGGCGAATTCACCTGCGAAATCTGTATTGAGAAAACGTCGTTTCCCaacaaaaaattcagaaacggCGACAAATGCGTGCACCCCTTCTGCACCAACTGTGTGATCAAGTACATTCGCGTCAGGCTCGGGGATCACAACACAGGAGATATCAAATGCCCGGCAACGGACTGCGATCACACGCTCGACCCCATAGCCTGCGCCCCACTCATCGGCCGTTTCCTCTTCTTATGGTGGTGCGATGTGCTCTGCGAGTCGGCGATTACGGGTTGGGAAACGTGCTATTGCCCGTATAAAGATTGCAATGTTCGGATTTTAAACGAGTGTGGTGGGGAATTAAGTCTGTCAAGATGTCCGCAATGCAAGAGGTTGTTTTGTTTTCGGTGTAAAACAGTTTGTCACGGGCCACTTACGTGTGAAGAGAACATGGATGCTGAGCCTTTGAGAAAGCTGGCGGCGCTGAAGCTTTGGCAGACTTGTCCTTCGTGCGGGGAGTACGTCGAACT
Proteins encoded:
- the LOC140968258 gene encoding E3 ubiquitin-protein ligase RSL1-like, translated to MIRSYVILIMVKLIVSILCIFFVPKHTKKSMENATARAFNRPPSTAAHHVELQHHQEDDGGEFTCEICIEKTSFPNKKFRNGDKCVHPFCTNCVIKYIRVRLGDHNTGDIKCPATDCDHTLDPIACAPLIGRFLFLWWCDVLCESAITGWETCYCPYKDCNVRILNECGGELSLSRCPQCKRLFCFRCKTVCHGPLTCEENMDAEPLRKLAALKLWQTCPSCGEYVELVSGCSIVRCRCRITFCHKCGKQLYQHFCPCETVPAIGILLLIFLVGLTLLTSCLIYILRL